The following are from one region of the Methanoculleus caldifontis genome:
- the pdxS gene encoding pyridoxal 5'-phosphate synthase lyase subunit PdxS: MKLEELRFGTELIKRGFASMQKGGVIMDVVNAEQAQLAEEAGAVAVMALERVPADIRAAGGVARMADPQKIAEIIDAVSIPVMGKARIGHFVEAQILEALGVDMVDESEVLTPADEQFHIDKTRFSVPFVCGARNLGEALRRVNEGAAMIRTKGEAGTGNVVEAVRHMRAIMGEIRTLKGLSSQELVDRARDIEAPAELVIECANLGRLPVVNFSAGGIATPADAALMMQLGADGVFVGSGIFKSSNPEATARAIVEAVNHYDDAKVIAEVSRGLGDAMKGLDIHMLRAEEVLQTRGR, translated from the coding sequence ATGAAACTCGAGGAACTGAGATTTGGCACCGAGCTGATCAAGCGCGGCTTTGCGTCGATGCAGAAGGGCGGCGTCATCATGGACGTGGTCAACGCAGAGCAGGCGCAGCTCGCCGAAGAGGCCGGTGCCGTCGCCGTCATGGCGCTTGAGAGAGTCCCTGCCGATATCAGAGCGGCCGGGGGCGTGGCCCGCATGGCCGACCCGCAGAAGATCGCGGAGATCATCGATGCGGTCTCCATCCCGGTGATGGGGAAGGCCCGGATCGGCCACTTCGTCGAGGCGCAGATCCTGGAAGCCCTCGGCGTGGACATGGTCGATGAGAGCGAGGTGCTGACCCCGGCCGACGAGCAGTTCCATATCGATAAGACCCGGTTCTCGGTCCCGTTCGTCTGCGGCGCCCGGAACCTGGGGGAGGCCCTGCGGCGGGTCAACGAGGGAGCGGCGATGATCCGGACGAAGGGCGAGGCCGGGACCGGCAACGTCGTCGAGGCCGTCCGGCACATGCGGGCGATCATGGGCGAGATCCGGACCCTGAAGGGTCTCTCCAGTCAGGAGCTCGTCGACCGGGCCCGCGATATCGAGGCGCCGGCGGAGCTCGTCATCGAGTGCGCGAACCTCGGCCGCCTCCCCGTCGTGAACTTCTCCGCCGGCGGGATCGCGACGCCCGCCGACGCGGCGCTGATGATGCAGCTCGGCGCCGACGGTGTCTTTGTCGGGTCGGGGATCTTCAAGTCCTCAAACCCCGAGGCGACCGCCCGGGCGATCGTGGAGGCGGTGAACCACTACGACGACGCGAAGGTCATCGCCGAGGTGAGCAGGGGTCTTGGGGATGCGATGAAAGGCCTCGACATCCACATGCTCCGCGCGGAAGAGGTGTTGCAGACCCGTGGGC